In Polaribacter pacificus, the genomic window GTTTGCTTGTTTGTTGGCTTTTAAATAAGAGTTGTACCCTTTTTTAATATAAGGTTCAATGGGGTTTTGATAGGCCTGCCAGAATTTTGAGGTTTCTTGGTAATCCTTAACGATTCCTAAATGTACCTTTTCCCAAACGATACTTGCCAAAGCAGCATTTCTTTTTCTCAATTCAGCAAATGCATAGCTAAAGGCCATCCGGTAGCCAGAATACTGAAAAAACAAGTCAGGGTTAGAGGTGGCTGCTAAAAAGCCAACAAAATTAGCTTCATTTTCTGCAGCCCAACCTATTTGATGTGCCATCTCATGGCAGGTAGTTGCAGGAATACTAGTTTTTGGAATTCTATTATTAATTTGGGCTTCACCAGTGATAGGGTTTAAATAGCCCAAAGTACTATTGTAGGTTTGTGCCAAACTCATTAAAGAGCTTTTAACGGAAGGTGTACTATAGGCAAATTGAGGATAGGTTTTTGCTAAAAAATCATAACCAACGGTTGCTTGATGGTATAAGTCTTGAGTTGTATAGGCATTGTTTACTAGCAAGCTATCATTGCTTGTTAGCTTTGAGTGTGTTTCATTTAATAATAAGACTAGTTTTTCATTGAGGTCTAGTAATTGACGTGTAGTGTATTGAGCATTCTTAATGTTTAGATTCTTAGCAAGGGGTTCTCTAAAATAATTAAATCCCCAAAAGAGATAAAAGCATCCGTAGAGCACAGAAAATAATGCGGTAATTTGTAGCGTTTTTATGAGTGTTTTTTTAAATTTACTTCCAATAATTTGCAGTAATTTATAAAACAAAAACAAGATAAGCCCAAAAATCAATACATCGCCCATAGAAAAGGGCATCCAACCAAATAACACTCTTAAAAAACGACTGATGTGTGGGTACATACCATTCGAATATACCTGCTCAATATGTTGAGGGTATTTTGAAAACCACTGCACCAAAACAATCTGAACAGGGAGGAGCAGGGTTAGTATTAAAAGTGTTTTTTTGCGTTTCATGGTTCCAAAAATAATCAATATATTGAATCTTGAGTGTTTATCAACAGGTTAATAACAATTAACCTTTCATTTTTGTGCATAAAGAAATTAAAAAACTGTACAGTAAGTATCAACCTAAAAAACTACATTTGCTTTCATGGAAGAAACAAAATTTATACCTGGAAAACGGATAGATAAAGCCCGAATTATTGGCTTGGAAAAAGGAAAATTACCTCCACAGGCGATTGATTTTGAAGTAGCAGTATTAGGGGCGATGATGATTGATAAGAAGGGGATTGATGATGTAATTGACATTCTTCATCCTGATGCTTTTTACGATAAAAGACATCAAGAAATCTATGCTGCCATTTATACCTTGTTTCAGAATTCTGAGCCTACAGATTTGCTAACAGTTTCTGCTCAATTGCGGAAAGATGGAAAGCTAGACTTAGTCGGAGGAGATTTTTACCTGATCAACCTAACGCAAAAAGTAGCCTCATCTGCACATATAGAATACCACGCCAGAATTATTTTACAGAAATACATTCAACGAAAATTAATTTCCATTTCAAGTGATATCATAGAAAGCGCTTATGATGAAACCATGGATGTGTTTGATCTACTAGATGAAGCCGAAGCAAAACTCTTTGAAGTAACTCAAGGAAATCTAAAAAAGGGATCTGAAGACGCAGGAGATCTTGTAAAGCAGGCCCTAAGAAAGATTCAAGATATTTCTAATCAAGAAGGGATGAGTGGTCTGGCTACCGGATTCTCTAAACTAGATGCGCTAACCTCTGGTTGGCAACCTTCTGATTTAATTATTATTGCTGCTCGTCCGGGTATGGGTAAGACCGCCTTTGTTATTTCTATGGCAAAAAATATGGCCATAGATTTTGGACATGCAGTTGCCTTATTCTCACTAGAGATGTCATCTGTACAGTTAATTACACGTATGATTTCTTCAGAAACTGGATTGACTTCAGAAAAACTGCGTAAAGGAAATTTAGAAGCACATGAGTGGGAGCAGCTTAATGTAAAAGTTAAGAAACTATCAGATGCACCTATTTATATAGATGATACACCCTCACTGTCTATTTTTGATCTAAGAGCAAAAGCCCGACGTTTGGTTTCGCAACACGGTGTTCGAATTATCGTGATTGATTATTTACAGTTGATGACAGCTGGAGGTTCTGGTAAAGGTGGAGGAAATCGTGAGCAAGAAATTTCTACAATTTCTAGAAACTTAAAAGCCTTGGCCAAAGAATTAGAAGTACCTGTTATTGCCTTATCACAATTGTCTCGTGCGGTAGAAACCCGTGGAGGAAGCAAACGACCTTTGTTATCTGATTTACGTGAGTCTGGAGCTATTGAGCAGGATGCAGATATCGTATCATTTATTTTCCGTCCAGAGTATTATGGTGTTACAGAATGGGATGATGATGAGCATACCTCTTGTGAAGGACAAGGAGAGTTTATCGTAGCCAAACACCGTAATGGTGGTTTGGAGAATATTCGCCTTAAATTTACTGGACATTTGGCTAAATTCTCAGATTTAGAAGAAGGCTTTAGCAGTGAGTTTCAATCAAAAATGAATGTAACTCCTGATCAGTTTAGCAGCCCTCAAGATGCCTTTGGCTCTGAAGAAGATGATGATATGATGCCTTTTTAACCAGCAAATAAGCACCTAGTTTTTAAAATAAATTTATTGAAAAGATATATTTCCATACTCTCATTTTTATTGCTAACCAATTCTATTTGGGCATCCTTTATTTACATTCCGATGAGTGCAGAGAATCAGAAAAATCATCTTAAGGCTTATGGGATCGTATTTTATTCGTTAGAAAAAGGAATCAAAGCAAAATGGCTACTCAATTATGATGGTGGTGCGTTCTTAATTGAGCACAGTGCTTCCATAGAAAAAGAAAGTCAAATTAGAGGAGTTTCTTATCAGATAATCTCAGATGCAAAAGCCCAATTAATACTCCAAGAAATCGCTTCGCCTTCTAAAAATCAAGAAGCTGTTACTCTAGAGAAGGCACCAAAAATTGCCGTTTACTCTCCCAAAGATAAAATGCCTTGGGATGATGCTGTAACAATGGTTTTAAAATATGCAGAGATCCCTTTTGATGTAATTTATGATGAAGAGGTACTTTCTGATCAATTGGTAAAATATGAATGGTTGCATTTGCACCACGAAGATTTTACTGGGCAGTACGGTCGTTTTTATGGGTCTTTTAGGACCACTCCCTGGTATATAGAAAGTAAATTAGCAGCAGAAGTCTTGGCTAAAAAGTTAGGCTATCAGAAAGTCTCTCAAGAAAAATTAGCAGTTTCTAAAAAGATTAGAGATTTTGTTTACGGAGGAGGTTTTATGTTTGCTATGTGTTCTGCAACAGATAGTTTTGATATTGCGCTTTCGGCCGAAGGTGTAGACATTGCAGAAGCCATGTTTGATGGAGATCCTTCAGAGCCAAATTATCAAGAGAAGTTAAACTTTAACAACACCTTTGCCTTTGAAAATTATACCTTGGTTAGAAATCCAGAAACCTATGAGTTTTCTTCTATAGATATGACCACCAAACGAAGAATTCCTAAAACATCTGATTATTTTACCTTGCAAGAATACTCAGCAAAATGGGATCAGGTACCTACCATGTTAACCCAAAATCACACACAATTGGTAAAGGGTTTTATGGGGCAAACCACAGCCTTTGATAGAAACACAATCAAAGCAACGGTATTGGTTATGGCAGAAAATAAAACCAATCGAGAGGCCAGATATATTCATGGAACCAAAGGGAAGGGGATGTTTACTTTTTACGGGGGACATGATCCAGAAGATTACCAACACCGCGTTGGAGACCCTAAAACGGAATTGGATTTGCATCCAAACTCACCAGGGTATCGTTTGATATTAAACAATGTGTTGTTTCCTGCAGCTAAAAAGAAAGAGCAAAAAACCTAGCCTAAAATTTTTCAAACTCTGTGATAAAAAACGAAGCTTTGATACCCGTATGCTTGTAAAAAGCTTTGGTAAAAGCTTCTGTACTTTTAAAACCAACTTCTTCTCCAATAGCCTTATGTGTGTATTTTCTAAAAACACGATCAGTTTTTAAACGCTCTACAGCATAATCGATTCGGAGTTTGTTAATATAATTACGAAAAGACTGTTTTTTATATTGATTGATCACCTTAGAAAGATAACTAGAATTTGTATGAAAGCTCTTTGCTAATGATGGCAAGGTTATTTTTTTTGACAGGTATTTATGATTTTTCTCAAACAGGTCCAAACACTGTAGCAGTTCTGTGACGACCTCTTCTGGAAGGTCGTTTCCATATTCAATAGCTTGCTCTTCGGCATTTGATTCTCCGGTCTTCTGACTATTGATAAGTGAGGTAAACCGCTTTTTATAAACCTTATTTCTACGGGCCTGGTAAGCAAAGTACAGTATAAAAACAAGGCTAATGACCCCTATGCCCATCAACCATTTTTTAGTTGTGGTCAAGCGATTTTCTAAACGATTCACCAAGGCTTTACGTTCTTCGAGCAGCTTAGGGATGTCGTAGTTGTTGGTTAAGTTTTTACGCATTTTTAGCGCATTTGAATTTAGTGCGCTATCCACACGAATGTATTTGTTGATGTACTCCAATTCTTTATGATCGTTTTTTTGCGCTCTGTAATGGGCAATTAAACCTTTATAGGCGGATCTTTGGCTTGAGTGATAAAACTTGTTTTTTTTATAAAGTGAATCAATTTTTAGCGCATAGACTATGGCTTTTTGATTGTTTCCAGTTTCCTCATAAGCTTGTTGAAGAAAGTTGTAACATGCTGATGCTAAATTGTAGTTTTGATCATTTAACAAGCCTGGTAAGGATTTTTTAAAATTCACGATAGCTTCAGTGTAGTTCTTTTTGAGGTATTCAATTTTTGCTTTATGATATATAGTGTAACTAACTAATGAAGTGTTATTCGATTTTAGAAGTAATTCACGTACCTTTTTATTATAGTAGCTTGCTGAATCATACTCATTTAGTTTAATAAAAGAAATGGTTATATTAATTAATAATGAATGATAATTATTGTCATTTTCAGTATTTTTGTTTTTATAGTTGTTGTATAATTCTTTAAATAGTTTTAAAGCAGCTTTATTGTCTTCATTTATTGATTTTAATAAAGCTAATCTTTGGATGGCAACAAACTTAACTTCTTCATTTTGATTTGTTATGCTACTGTTTTTTGCCTTGATATAATAACTCAATGCTAAATCGTATTTACCTCTGTTATAATAATAATCGCCTAACTCTAAATATGGCAAGGCAGGGTATTTTTTGTTGTTTGTTTTTTGATATTTGTTAATGATTTCGGTGAGGTAATTAATATAGTAACTGGGGTCTTTGGTGACATCGCTTAAAAAGTAATAACCATTTGCTATCTCCATTGTGTCTTGAGCTAAAGTTGCTTTTGTTAAATAAGCTTTTGCGTATATAATCGCTTTTAGAGAATCTGATTTAGAAGCATAGAACTTCTCTGACAATTGTCGGTAGCTATATGCTTTTAAACTGTCATTGACTTCTGTCTTGGTTTGAGCAGGCAAAAAATTGCTTGCGCTAAAAAGGAACATAATAAAAAGCGTCCTTGGGAGGAAGAGCTTTTTCATAGTAAAGGTATTTAGGGTTAATCAAAAATACTGATTTTGTAAGTATTCTTTTTGTTTTTAATAATATTCACAGGTTTTGAGGCTATTTAGTACCCTGTTTTTATAAAATCAGTACTGTAATTTTTAAGGCTACTATGTTGTTTTTTTGTATTTAACGTACTGGTAATTAGTTGTTTTTGTCTTTT contains:
- a CDS encoding DUF3810 domain-containing protein, with amino-acid sequence MKRKKTLLILTLLLPVQIVLVQWFSKYPQHIEQVYSNGMYPHISRFLRVLFGWMPFSMGDVLIFGLILFLFYKLLQIIGSKFKKTLIKTLQITALFSVLYGCFYLFWGFNYFREPLAKNLNIKNAQYTTRQLLDLNEKLVLLLNETHSKLTSNDSLLVNNAYTTQDLYHQATVGYDFLAKTYPQFAYSTPSVKSSLMSLAQTYNSTLGYLNPITGEAQINNRIPKTSIPATTCHEMAHQIGWAAENEANFVGFLAATSNPDLFFQYSGYRMAFSYAFAELRKRNAALASIVWEKVHLGIVKDYQETSKFWQAYQNPIEPYIKKGYNSYLKANKQANGIDSYDYVVDLLIGYYAIEAPKDS
- the dnaB gene encoding replicative DNA helicase, encoding MEETKFIPGKRIDKARIIGLEKGKLPPQAIDFEVAVLGAMMIDKKGIDDVIDILHPDAFYDKRHQEIYAAIYTLFQNSEPTDLLTVSAQLRKDGKLDLVGGDFYLINLTQKVASSAHIEYHARIILQKYIQRKLISISSDIIESAYDETMDVFDLLDEAEAKLFEVTQGNLKKGSEDAGDLVKQALRKIQDISNQEGMSGLATGFSKLDALTSGWQPSDLIIIAARPGMGKTAFVISMAKNMAIDFGHAVALFSLEMSSVQLITRMISSETGLTSEKLRKGNLEAHEWEQLNVKVKKLSDAPIYIDDTPSLSIFDLRAKARRLVSQHGVRIIVIDYLQLMTAGGSGKGGGNREQEISTISRNLKALAKELEVPVIALSQLSRAVETRGGSKRPLLSDLRESGAIEQDADIVSFIFRPEYYGVTEWDDDEHTSCEGQGEFIVAKHRNGGLENIRLKFTGHLAKFSDLEEGFSSEFQSKMNVTPDQFSSPQDAFGSEEDDDMMPF
- a CDS encoding asparagine synthetase B, with the translated sequence MSAENQKNHLKAYGIVFYSLEKGIKAKWLLNYDGGAFLIEHSASIEKESQIRGVSYQIISDAKAQLILQEIASPSKNQEAVTLEKAPKIAVYSPKDKMPWDDAVTMVLKYAEIPFDVIYDEEVLSDQLVKYEWLHLHHEDFTGQYGRFYGSFRTTPWYIESKLAAEVLAKKLGYQKVSQEKLAVSKKIRDFVYGGGFMFAMCSATDSFDIALSAEGVDIAEAMFDGDPSEPNYQEKLNFNNTFAFENYTLVRNPETYEFSSIDMTTKRRIPKTSDYFTLQEYSAKWDQVPTMLTQNHTQLVKGFMGQTTAFDRNTIKATVLVMAENKTNREARYIHGTKGKGMFTFYGGHDPEDYQHRVGDPKTELDLHPNSPGYRLILNNVLFPAAKKKEQKT
- a CDS encoding helix-turn-helix domain-containing protein; translation: MKKLFLPRTLFIMFLFSASNFLPAQTKTEVNDSLKAYSYRQLSEKFYASKSDSLKAIIYAKAYLTKATLAQDTMEIANGYYFLSDVTKDPSYYINYLTEIINKYQKTNNKKYPALPYLELGDYYYNRGKYDLALSYYIKAKNSSITNQNEEVKFVAIQRLALLKSINEDNKAALKLFKELYNNYKNKNTENDNNYHSLLINITISFIKLNEYDSASYYNKKVRELLLKSNNTSLVSYTIYHKAKIEYLKKNYTEAIVNFKKSLPGLLNDQNYNLASACYNFLQQAYEETGNNQKAIVYALKIDSLYKKNKFYHSSQRSAYKGLIAHYRAQKNDHKELEYINKYIRVDSALNSNALKMRKNLTNNYDIPKLLEERKALVNRLENRLTTTKKWLMGIGVISLVFILYFAYQARRNKVYKKRFTSLINSQKTGESNAEEQAIEYGNDLPEEVVTELLQCLDLFEKNHKYLSKKITLPSLAKSFHTNSSYLSKVINQYKKQSFRNYINKLRIDYAVERLKTDRVFRKYTHKAIGEEVGFKSTEAFTKAFYKHTGIKASFFITEFEKF